A window from Moritella yayanosii encodes these proteins:
- a CDS encoding sodium ion-translocating decarboxylase subunit beta, with protein MDPIINLINGFGLFHLELGQAIMLLVGFGLLYLAIAKQFEPLLLIPIGFGGILANLPDAGLAMSAIENAMHAGKPEVLSAFAQILGLAEQSADVIKIGLKSASQVQMKELIILAEQFKYTDGMLYTFYSVVIASGIGPLVIFMGVGAMTDFGPLLANPKTLLLGAAAQFGIFATVLGALGLSSLGIMDFSVAQAAAIGIIGGADGPTAIYVSSLLAPELMGAIAVAAYSYMALVPMIQPPIMRALTTPEERKIKMHQLREISKLEKICFPLMLLVLIAMLLPSATPLLGMFCFGNLMRESGVVARLSDTAQNSLINIVTIFLGLSVGSKLIADKFLQPQTLGILALGIIAFCIGTASGILMAKLMNKFCKHKVNPLIGSAGVSAVPMAARVSNKVGLESDPQNFLLMHAMGPNVAGVIGSAVAAGVMISYVLG; from the coding sequence ATGGATCCAATTATTAATCTTATTAATGGCTTTGGCTTATTCCATTTGGAATTAGGCCAAGCAATTATGCTCTTGGTTGGCTTTGGGCTACTCTATTTAGCAATTGCCAAGCAATTTGAACCCCTGCTTCTGATACCAATTGGTTTTGGTGGTATTTTGGCAAACTTACCCGATGCAGGGTTAGCTATGTCAGCTATTGAAAATGCCATGCACGCTGGCAAGCCAGAAGTGCTATCTGCGTTTGCACAAATACTAGGGCTAGCTGAACAGTCTGCCGATGTGATTAAAATAGGCTTAAAATCAGCTTCACAAGTGCAAATGAAAGAGCTGATCATACTAGCAGAACAATTTAAATACACAGATGGTATGTTATATACTTTCTATAGTGTGGTAATTGCTTCTGGTATCGGCCCTCTTGTGATCTTTATGGGTGTTGGTGCGATGACCGACTTTGGTCCGCTATTAGCAAATCCCAAAACACTCCTACTTGGTGCTGCAGCACAATTTGGTATTTTTGCGACCGTACTTGGCGCACTAGGTCTAAGCTCACTTGGCATCATGGACTTTAGTGTTGCGCAAGCCGCAGCGATTGGTATCATTGGTGGTGCCGATGGTCCCACAGCGATCTACGTATCTAGCTTACTGGCTCCTGAACTAATGGGCGCAATTGCCGTTGCAGCATACTCGTATATGGCGTTAGTTCCCATGATCCAACCGCCAATTATGCGTGCTCTGACAACGCCAGAAGAACGTAAGATCAAGATGCATCAGCTACGTGAGATCAGTAAACTGGAAAAAATATGCTTCCCGCTCATGTTACTTGTCTTGATCGCTATGTTACTACCTTCAGCAACGCCATTACTTGGTATGTTCTGCTTTGGTAATCTTATGCGTGAGAGTGGTGTGGTAGCACGCTTATCAGATACCGCTCAAAATAGCTTGATCAACATAGTAACTATTTTCCTTGGGTTGTCTGTAGGTTCAAAACTAATTGCAGATAAATTCCTACAACCGCAAACGCTAGGAATTTTAGCATTAGGTATTATCGCTTTCTGTATCGGTACCGCTTCTGGTATTTTGATGGCAAAATTAATGAACAAATTTTGTAAGCATAAAGTTAATCCATTAATCGGCTCAGCTGGCGTATCTGCTGTACCGATGGCAGCGCGCGTATCAAATAAAGTTGGCCTGGAATCA